Proteins from a genomic interval of Daphnia pulex isolate KAP4 chromosome 4, ASM2113471v1:
- the LOC124192773 gene encoding extracellular serine/threonine protein kinase four-jointed-like produces MVREHVLEQMLSLQYLTTSLRMRRTSSFFDMEPSFSVQSLSRDASALEGGGIVYGGGGQSGQQQPQAAGFFPHRASRWLCFLTTCLAFILGVGVGIAVPMLYASSPIEINGNNSRTAAAAPWAVVQDPSSVVHLPLDLTSSGSNASASNIPARTSARMKAYLRKKEKEMQLTKNQRSSSDDDNVVSFVQTSGMAENKSQEDGATVVTGQAVNGIYWSQAVEDILPTGFDESNAKEWNDFSHQTPIVRVEEGCGRMQNRLITFESGRQSCCRYRQNYDQIQGEIFSFYLSRLLGLRNLPPSSLGLVRPQDRQWINVQSSLNQAQWTEDRPVVYTQFLNDLEPAYIPVQFRGRDRHLNPSDVQRHNLQETAGRDELLTLAQWSDLLVLDYLTANLDRMVNNLYNMQWNPAMMDSPAHNLARDSKTGLLVFLDNESGLLHGYRLLDKYEMYHKSLLDSLCVFRRTTVDALRQLQSQKNVGKLLRHMFETRDQSLVDFLPFLPEKSIKTLNYRIDQVLEQVTKCQSLYGA; encoded by the coding sequence ATGGTTCGAGAACATGTACTTGAGCAGATGCTCTCACTGCAGTATTTGACCACCAGTTTGAGAATGCGCAGGACTAGCTCTTTCTTCGACATGGAACCATCGTTTTCCGTCCAGTCCTTGTCGCGAGACGCTTCCGCTTTGGAGGGCGGCGGAATAGTGTACGGCGGCGGCGGTCAatccggccagcagcagccgcaagCTGCTGGCTTCTTCCCCCATCGGGCCTCCAGGTGGCTTTGTTTTCTAACCACCTGCCTGGCCTTTATCCTGGGCGTTGGAGTCGGTATCGCCGTGCCGATGCTCTACGCCTCATCTCCCATTGAAATCAACGGCAACAACTCACGAACGGCTGCCGCCGCCCCCTGGGCCGTCGTTCAAGACCCGTCAAGTGTCGTCCACCTGCCTCTCGACTTGACGTCCAGCGGCAGCAACGCAAGTGCCTCCAACATTCCGGCCCGTACGTCGGCCAGGATGAAAGCCTACTTGCGcaagaaggagaaagaaatgcaGTTGACGAAGAATCAAAGGTCCTCCTCTGACGACGACAATGTCGTCAGCTTCGTTCAGACATCCGGGATGGCTGAAAACAAAAGTCAAGAGGACGGGGCGACTGTTGTGACTGGCCAAGCTGTCAATGGCATCTACTGGTCGCAAGCCGTGGAAGACATTCTGCCAACAGGTTTCGACGAGTCAAACGCCAAAGAATGGAACGACTTTAGCCACCAGACGCCCATTGTGCGCGTCGAGGAAGGCTGCGGCCGGATGCAAAATCGACTCATCACCTTCGAGAGTGGCCGGCAGTCGTGCTGTCGCTACCGTCAAAATTACGACCAGATCCAGGGTGAAATTTTCAGTTTCTACCTGAGCCGGTTGCTCGGCTTACGCAACTTACCACCGTCATCGTTGGGCTTGGTCCGCCCTCAAGATCGCCAATGGATTAATGTCCAGTCGTCGTTGAATCAGGCCCAGTGGACGGAGGACCGGCCGGTGGTCTACACTCAGTTCCTCAACGACTTGGAGCCGGCCTACATTCCCGTCCAGTTCCGCGGTCGCGATCGTCACCTGAATCCGTCGGACGTGCAGCGCCACAATCTCCAGGAGACGGCCGGTCGTGACGAGCTGTTGACGCTGGCCCAGTGGTCTGATCTTTTGGTTCTCGACTACCTGACGGCCAACCTGGACAGGATGGTCAACAACCTGTACAACATGCAGTGGAATCCGGCCATGATGGACTCGCCGGCTCACAATCTGGCACGCGATTCCAAAACGGGTTTGCTCGTCTTCCTGGACAACGAAAGTGGCCTCCTGCACGGCTACCGTCTCCTGGACAAGTACGAAATGTACCACAAAAGCCTCCTGGATTCGCTCTGCGTTTTCCGGCGGACGACCGTCGACGCCCTGCGCCAGTTGCAGTCGCAAAAGAACGTCGGCAAGTTGCTCCGCCACATGTTCGAAACTCGTGACCAGTCACTCGTCGATTTCTTACCTTTTCTGCCGGAGAAGAGCATCAAGACACTCAACTACAGGATCGATCAAGTCTTGGAGCAAGTGACCAAATGCCAATCCCTTTACGGTGCTTAA